ATATACCTACAGAATTTTGCAAGATTTAATTTAAAAAGTAACGCAGCATTTATTATAATTTTATTAAATGTACCTTGCGATATTTCTCTTTCTACTTTTGTGTATATAAAGGGATGTGTTATTGCTTCTAATTTTGCTAGATTTGGTTTCAAGTTAAATACGATATTTCTAAGTCTCGCTCTTTCTATTTCATTTTTATTGTTTAATATGGTTTTACCAAATACCTTGATTATTTCATCTTGTTTTACGCGTAGTGCTGTGTGTCCAATTTTATCTACATTTATTTCATGAAATCCATATTCACTACTAATTATTTTTGAAACCGTATCTTTACCAGTGGCTATTCTGCCAGTGATGCCAATAATTATATATGCATCTCTCCCCATGATTTTCCAGTCTCAATATTTGCTCTTAAAGGAAGTTTTAAAGGATAAGCATTTTCCATCATTTCTTTTATTATTTTCTTTGCCTCATCACATTCTTGCTCAGGCGATTCGATAAGCATCTCATCATGAACTTGTAATAGTATTTTTGACTTAAGATTTTTACTTTTAAATTCATTAAAAACTTTAATCATCGCAATTTTCATTATATCAGCCGCGCTTCCTTGAATTGTACTGTTTATTGCTATTCGCTCAGCTCCTGATCTTTCTGAGTAATTTTTACTATTGATCTCTTTTATGTATCGCCTTCTCTTTAGTAGAGTTTCGCTATAACCATTTTTTCTTACAAAATTTATTTGATTTGTCATAAAAGGTTCTATTTTAGAATAAAGCTTAAAGTATGAATCAATGAACTTTTTGGCTTCTTCTCTTTTGATTGACAATTCTTTTGCAAGTCTGAAATCTGACATTTTGTAAATTATTCCAAAATTAATTGATTTTGCTACTCTTCTTAAATAAGGTGTTACTTGATCCTTATCTATTTTAAAAAGTTGTGATGCTGTTTCTGCATGAATGTCTTTTTGAGTTTGGAATGCTTTGATTAGTTCTTCATCTTCTGAAAGATGAGCTAGTATGACAAGCTCAATTTGTGAGTAGTCAGATGAAATGAAAATATTTCCCTGCTCTGGTCTGAAGGCTTCCCTTATTTTACGCCCCCTTTCATCTTTGATTGGGATATTTTGTAAGTTAGGTGTAGTGCTCGAGATTCTTCCAGTTGCGGTTCTTGTTTGTAAGAAGTTTGTATGTATTTTATTTGTTTTTTTATTGATAAGATCTATTAAATTGTCTGTGTATGTATTTTTTAGCTTTGAAAGATGTCTGTACTGTATGAGCTTTTCTATAGCTTCATGTTGGTCTTTTATTGTCTCTAGCACCGTGATATCTGTTGAGTCTTTCTTGGCGTCTTGTGGTATTTCTAGGTTTAGGTTTTCAAATAAGATTTCATAAAGCTGTTTTGTTGAATTTAGATTAAATTCAATACCTATACTTTTAATTATTTGCTCTTCAATTAAATTTAATTCTTTGTCAAGTTCGCAGCCATATTCCCTTAGGTATTCTCTGTCAAGGTAAATGCCAGTTTCTTCCATCTCCGTAAGTACATCATTAAATGGCATTTCTATGTCTGTCATTAAGCTTTCAAGGTTGTCTTTTTTAAGCTTCTTTGTAAATATTTTAAATAGCCTTAAAGTAATATCGGCATCCTCAACAGCGTAATTAGATACTATCTCAAGTGGTACGTTTCTTAAACTACGATTTTGTCCCACTATTTCATCGTACTTGATATTTTGATGCTTTAAATACTTTTCTGCTAGAAAATCAAGAGACACTTTTGTGTTTGAGTCAATAATGTATGCTGCTATCATTGTGTCAAAGTAGGGAGGAATCACAGTAAATCCATTATTTTTCAAAATTTTGTAATCGAATTTGTAATTTTGACCAATTAATTTAGGGACTACTTTAAAAAATTCATTAAATTTTTGTATTATGTATTTTTTTTCAATAAAATTTTTTTCTTTATTATCTATTGGGATATAATAACCTTCAAATTCTTTAAACGAAACGGCAATTCCAATTATTTTTGCTTTATAAACATC
The sequence above is drawn from the Candidatus Borreliella tachyglossi genome and encodes:
- the coaE gene encoding dephospho-CoA kinase (Dephospho-CoA kinase (CoaE) performs the final step in coenzyme A biosynthesis.), giving the protein MGRDAYIIIGITGRIATGKDTVSKIISSEYGFHEINVDKIGHTALRVKQDEIIKVFGKTILNNKNEIERARLRNIVFNLKPNLAKLEAITHPFIYTKVEREISQGTFNKIIINAALLFKLNLAKFCRYIFIIKGSDAVIKKRLKAHRNFDENLIINILKCQEGIFFKKNTLNSKITNIINNGSYEHLKKEIAIKMKEVI
- the polA gene encoding DNA polymerase I → MKTIYLIDALNIIFRSYHVMKNNPLINRNGENTNAFIGFFKTLFFIIKDKKPESLIVNFDSETQTFRKQKHPSYKATRDAPPDDLIPQIYWIKEGLMKANIPMFEIQGYEADDLIASFSKKAEANNYLSYIISPDKDLLQMMSDQTKILKLENGNFIEMDNDYVIKKFGVNKSQIKDYLSIVGDRSDNIPGVKGIGEKGAVKLLSEFKTLNGIYENLDSIQQTYKEILIREKENAFLSYELVSLVEDLELPDLEEFKLENLKEDIIPLFEEHSATTLIHSYKKDILKKSPINPAQISLFQDNIPNINKSDLEILKTIDPLKSNTLKTIQEENIKYETIVTKERLDSLIETLKAEKYVAIDTETTSLDVYKAKIIGIAVSFKEFEGYYIPIDNKEKNFIEKKYIIQKFNEFFKVVPKLIGQNYKFDYKILKNNGFTVIPPYFDTMIAAYIIDSNTKVSLDFLAEKYLKHQNIKYDEIVGQNRSLRNVPLEIVSNYAVEDADITLRLFKIFTKKLKKDNLESLMTDIEMPFNDVLTEMEETGIYLDREYLREYGCELDKELNLIEEQIIKSIGIEFNLNSTKQLYEILFENLNLEIPQDAKKDSTDITVLETIKDQHEAIEKLIQYRHLSKLKNTYTDNLIDLINKKTNKIHTNFLQTRTATGRISSTTPNLQNIPIKDERGRKIREAFRPEQGNIFISSDYSQIELVILAHLSEDEELIKAFQTQKDIHAETASQLFKIDKDQVTPYLRRVAKSINFGIIYKMSDFRLAKELSIKREEAKKFIDSYFKLYSKIEPFMTNQINFVRKNGYSETLLKRRRYIKEINSKNYSERSGAERIAINSTIQGSAADIMKIAMIKVFNEFKSKNLKSKILLQVHDEMLIESPEQECDEAKKIIKEMMENAYPLKLPLRANIETGKSWGEMHI